The proteins below come from a single Pleuronectes platessa chromosome 1, fPlePla1.1, whole genome shotgun sequence genomic window:
- the LOC128436988 gene encoding kinesin-like protein KIF23 isoform X3, with protein MSRKTQYTFKKVFGINTTQIELFDVIAKPLIDDLIDCKNGLLFTYGVTGSGKTFTMTGAPGDGGLLPRSLDMLFNSIGAFQAKRFVFKPDEKNGMEIQNQVDALLERQKRDSQPSVPKTPSSRQRADPEFADMISVDEACKSENVDEDCCYSVFVSYVEIYNNYIYDLLEDASFDPIRSKWLGGGTPVRNNEFIAPQSKILREDQNHNMYVAGCTEVEVKSTEEAFEVFWKGQKKRRTANTQLNRESSRSHSVFTVKLAQAPLDADGDHILQDRNQVNVSQLCLVDLAGSERTSRTRAEGSRLREAGNINQSLMTLRTCMEVLRENQMYGTNKMVPYRDSKVTHLFKNYFDGEGKVRMILCVNPKADDYEETMLVMRFAEMTQEVEVARPADGPIYVLPAGRRQRHQASRDEMSRRHEERGGPGNSDDPDLLNRLIESLPALPPSEVVDAFDDQTLPRLVEVLEKRQHIRQMISEQFKTKANTLMSMLQQFDNQHSAKETFLHNQQSKLNEKDKLVVSQKTELERLEKKSKMLEYKIDILQKTTDMYEQDKRSLQNELETREQRLQRELGERRRLEQRMHGVVTDTRQKWEKECERRVNAKQMEMQNKLWVKDEKLKQLKAIVTESNSTSAGSSSECPEKPARPSRERDKNITQKRSASPSPTPDFSQTPSHQNQAHVRAVQDPYTTPSSSTPSTSSSAYRSVASSISDWEQKYPVGAGTPQCRSRTPLCHGTSSVGRRRGQHLAKDTEASATTLVYGLDLEAGRRTALPVHPMHRRSHSAGGEKWVDHKPSSNLELDTFMQPIIPNAIKVSTPSEKALSKCQKYVLRHQELASDGEIETQLIKGNVFKTRGGGQAVQFTDIETLSQEFSTAPSRKRRSGSGEGRVQRENIENVPPVSSTSSSHGYQKRRKP; from the exons ATGTCTCGTAAG ACACAGTACACCTTCAAAAAAGTATTTGGTATTAATACCACGCAAATTGAGCTTTTTGACGTTATTGCCAAGCCGCTGATTGATGACCTCATCGACTGTAAGAATG GTCTGCTGTTCACTTACGGTGTGACTGGAAGCGGTAAGACCTTCACCATGACCGGTGCTCCTGGGGACGGTGGACTCCTCCCTCGCTCTTTAGACATGCTCTTCAACAGCATCGGCGCCTTTCAGGCCAAAAGATTT GTGTTTAAACCGGATGAGAAAAATGGGATGGAGATTCAGAATCAAGTTGACGCTCTCCTGGAGAGACAGAAGCGAGACAGTCAGCCGTCAGTGCCCAAGACGCCCTCCTCCAG gCAGAGGGCTGACCCAGAATTTGCAGATATGATCAGCGTGGATGAGGCGTGTAAATCTGAGAATGTGGACGAGGATTGTTGTTACAGCGTTTTCGTGTCCTACGTCGAGATCTACAACAACTACATCTATGATCTCCTGGAAGATGCTTCGTTTGACCCAATCAGATCAAA GTGGCTCGGTGGAGGCACGCCTGTACGGAACAATGAGTTCAT AGCGCCTCAATCCAAGATTCTCCGTGAAGATCAGAATCATAACATGTATGTGGCTGGCTGCACGGAAGTGGAGGTCAAATCCACAGAAGAGGCGTTTGAAGTCTTTTGGAAGG ggcaaaagaaaaggaggacgGCCAACACTCAACTCAACCGGGAATCCAGTCGCTCCCACAGTGTGTTCACTGTGAAGTTGGCCCAGGCCCCACTGGATGCTGATGGGGACCACATTCTACAG GACAGAAACCAGGTGAATGTGAGCCAGCTGTGTCTGGTGGATCTGGCCGGCAGCGAACGCACCAGTCGAACCAGAGCAGAGGGAAGCCGACTCCGTGAAGCCG GTAATATCAATCAGTCTCTGATGACACTGCGCACATGTATGGAAGTCCTGCGGGAAAACCAAATGTATGGAACTAACAAG ATGGTTCCATACAGAGACTCTAAAGTCACGCATCTGTTCAAGAACTACTTTGACGGTGAAGGAAAAGTCAGGATGATTTTGTGCGTCAACCCAAAGGCCGATGATTATGAAGAAACTATG CTGGTGATGCGCTTTGCCGAGATGAcccaggaggtggaggtggcgcGACCGGCCGATGGGCCGATCTACGTCCTTCCTGCAGGACGCAGACAAAGACACCAGGCGTCCAGAGATGAGATGTCACGTCGACATGAAGAACGAGGAGGTCCCGGGAATTCTG ATGACCCAGATCTGCTGAATCGGCTCATTGAAAGCCTTCCAGCCCTGCCTCCTAGTGAGGTGGTGGACGCATTCGATGATCAGACACTGCCCCGCCTGGTTGAAGTCCTGGAGAAGAGGCAACACATTCGTCAGATGATATCAGAGCAGTTCAAAACGAAAG CCAATACACTGATGTCCATGCTTCAGCAGTTTGACAACCAGCACAGTGCAAAGGAGACTTTCCTGCACAATCAACAAAGCAAACTGAACGAGAAAGACAAACTGGTCGTCAGTCAGAAGACGGAGCTGGAACGGTTGGAGAAAAAATCCAAAATGCTGGAATATAAG ATTGACATCCTGCAAAAGACGACAGACATGTATGAGCAGGACAAACGCTCACTGCAGAATGAGCTGGAGACCCGGGAGCAGAGGCTCCAGAGGGAACTCGGTGAGAGGAGGCGCTTGGAGCAGCGCATGCACGGCGTGGTGACAGACACCCGACAGAAGTGGGAGAAGGAGTGT GAGAGACGAGTGAACGCCAAGCAGATGGAGATGCAGAACAAGTTGTGGGTGAAGGATGAAAAGTTGAAGCAGCTGAAAGCCATAGTGACGGAGAGCAATAGCACCAGCGCGGGTAGTTCATCTGAATGTCCAGAGAAACCCGCGAGGCCTTCAAGAGAGAGGGACAAGAACATCACCCAGAAGAGGTCTGCATCCCCATCACCGACTCCT GACTTCAGCCAAACTCCTTCCCACCAAAATCAAGCCCATGTTAGAGCAGTTCAGGACCCTTACACCACCCCTTCCTCCAGcactccctccacctcctcttcagcTTACCGTTCAGTGGCCTCCTCCATCTCAGATTGGGAGCAGAAGTACCCTGTAGGCGCTGGGACTCCCCAGTGCAGGAGCCGGACTCCCCTATGCCACGGCACCAGCAGCGTGGGTCGCAGGAGAGGCCAGCACTTGGCCAAAGACACTGAGGCCTCTGCTACCACTCTTGTCTACGGGCTAGACCTAGAGGCAGGCAGaagg ACGGCCCTTCCCGTCCATCCAATGCACAGACGCTCACACTCTGCGGGTGGGGAGAAATGGGTAGACCACAAGCCCTCCTCTAATTTGGAGCTAGACACTTTCATGCAGCCAATCATACCCAATGCAATCAAAGTGTCGACCCCCAGCGAGAAAGCTCTGTCTAAATGCCAAAAGTATGTGCTCAGACATCAAGAGCTGGCCTCTGACGGGGAGATCGAGACCCAACTCATCAAG GGAAATGTTTTTAAGACCAGGGGCGGAGGACAAGCTGTGCAGTTTACTGACATCGAGACGCTAAGTCAAGAGTTTTCAACCGCACCGAG tcGCAAAAGGCGATCTGGCTCTGGAGAAGGTCGAGTTCAACGAGAGAACATCGAAAACGTg CCTCCAGTATCGAGCACAAGTTCCAGCCATGGCTACCAAAa aCGGAGAAAGCCTTGA
- the LOC128436988 gene encoding kinesin-like protein KIF23 isoform X2 produces MQRTGKSKTPRRHGPRKASNTEKDPVGVYCRIRPLGAEDEECCVDMISSSTIQLHAPDGLKANRNGEYKETQYTFKKVFGINTTQIELFDVIAKPLIDDLIDCKNGLLFTYGVTGSGKTFTMTGAPGDGGLLPRSLDMLFNSIGAFQAKRFVFKPDEKNGMEIQNQVDALLERQKRDSQPSVPKTPSSRQRADPEFADMISVDEACKSENVDEDCCYSVFVSYVEIYNNYIYDLLEDASFDPIRSKAPQSKILREDQNHNMYVAGCTEVEVKSTEEAFEVFWKGQKKRRTANTQLNRESSRSHSVFTVKLAQAPLDADGDHILQDRNQVNVSQLCLVDLAGSERTSRTRAEGSRLREAGNINQSLMTLRTCMEVLRENQMYGTNKMVPYRDSKVTHLFKNYFDGEGKVRMILCVNPKADDYEETMLVMRFAEMTQEVEVARPADGPIYVLPAGRRQRHQASRDEMSRRHEERGGPGNSDDPDLLNRLIESLPALPPSEVVDAFDDQTLPRLVEVLEKRQHIRQMISEQFKTKANTLMSMLQQFDNQHSAKETFLHNQQSKLNEKDKLVVSQKTELERLEKKSKMLEYKIDILQKTTDMYEQDKRSLQNELETREQRLQRELGERRRLEQRMHGVVTDTRQKWEKECERRVNAKQMEMQNKLWVKDEKLKQLKAIVTESNSTSAGSSSECPEKPARPSRERDKNITQKRSASPSPTPDFSQTPSHQNQAHVRAVQDPYTTPSSSTPSTSSSAYRSVASSISDWEQKYPVGAGTPQCRSRTPLCHGTSSVGRRRGQHLAKDTEASATTLVYGLDLEAGRRTALPVHPMHRRSHSAGGEKWVDHKPSSNLELDTFMQPIIPNAIKVSTPSEKALSKCQKYVLRHQELASDGEIETQLIKGNVFKTRGGGQAVQFTDIETLSQEFSTAPSRKRRSGSGEGRVQRENIENVPPVSSTSSSHGYQKRRKP; encoded by the exons ATGCAGAGAACAGG CAAAAGCAAGACTCCTCGGAGGCACGGACCTAGGAAGGCCTCCAACACAGAGAAAGATCCAGTTGGA GTGTACTGCCGTATACGACCGCTTGGAGCAGAAGATGAggaatgttgtgttgacatgatcAGCAGCTCCACTATTCAGCTGCATGCTCCCGACGGTCTGAAAGCCAACCGCAATGGAGAATACAAAGAG ACACAGTACACCTTCAAAAAAGTATTTGGTATTAATACCACGCAAATTGAGCTTTTTGACGTTATTGCCAAGCCGCTGATTGATGACCTCATCGACTGTAAGAATG GTCTGCTGTTCACTTACGGTGTGACTGGAAGCGGTAAGACCTTCACCATGACCGGTGCTCCTGGGGACGGTGGACTCCTCCCTCGCTCTTTAGACATGCTCTTCAACAGCATCGGCGCCTTTCAGGCCAAAAGATTT GTGTTTAAACCGGATGAGAAAAATGGGATGGAGATTCAGAATCAAGTTGACGCTCTCCTGGAGAGACAGAAGCGAGACAGTCAGCCGTCAGTGCCCAAGACGCCCTCCTCCAG gCAGAGGGCTGACCCAGAATTTGCAGATATGATCAGCGTGGATGAGGCGTGTAAATCTGAGAATGTGGACGAGGATTGTTGTTACAGCGTTTTCGTGTCCTACGTCGAGATCTACAACAACTACATCTATGATCTCCTGGAAGATGCTTCGTTTGACCCAATCAGATCAAA AGCGCCTCAATCCAAGATTCTCCGTGAAGATCAGAATCATAACATGTATGTGGCTGGCTGCACGGAAGTGGAGGTCAAATCCACAGAAGAGGCGTTTGAAGTCTTTTGGAAGG ggcaaaagaaaaggaggacgGCCAACACTCAACTCAACCGGGAATCCAGTCGCTCCCACAGTGTGTTCACTGTGAAGTTGGCCCAGGCCCCACTGGATGCTGATGGGGACCACATTCTACAG GACAGAAACCAGGTGAATGTGAGCCAGCTGTGTCTGGTGGATCTGGCCGGCAGCGAACGCACCAGTCGAACCAGAGCAGAGGGAAGCCGACTCCGTGAAGCCG GTAATATCAATCAGTCTCTGATGACACTGCGCACATGTATGGAAGTCCTGCGGGAAAACCAAATGTATGGAACTAACAAG ATGGTTCCATACAGAGACTCTAAAGTCACGCATCTGTTCAAGAACTACTTTGACGGTGAAGGAAAAGTCAGGATGATTTTGTGCGTCAACCCAAAGGCCGATGATTATGAAGAAACTATG CTGGTGATGCGCTTTGCCGAGATGAcccaggaggtggaggtggcgcGACCGGCCGATGGGCCGATCTACGTCCTTCCTGCAGGACGCAGACAAAGACACCAGGCGTCCAGAGATGAGATGTCACGTCGACATGAAGAACGAGGAGGTCCCGGGAATTCTG ATGACCCAGATCTGCTGAATCGGCTCATTGAAAGCCTTCCAGCCCTGCCTCCTAGTGAGGTGGTGGACGCATTCGATGATCAGACACTGCCCCGCCTGGTTGAAGTCCTGGAGAAGAGGCAACACATTCGTCAGATGATATCAGAGCAGTTCAAAACGAAAG CCAATACACTGATGTCCATGCTTCAGCAGTTTGACAACCAGCACAGTGCAAAGGAGACTTTCCTGCACAATCAACAAAGCAAACTGAACGAGAAAGACAAACTGGTCGTCAGTCAGAAGACGGAGCTGGAACGGTTGGAGAAAAAATCCAAAATGCTGGAATATAAG ATTGACATCCTGCAAAAGACGACAGACATGTATGAGCAGGACAAACGCTCACTGCAGAATGAGCTGGAGACCCGGGAGCAGAGGCTCCAGAGGGAACTCGGTGAGAGGAGGCGCTTGGAGCAGCGCATGCACGGCGTGGTGACAGACACCCGACAGAAGTGGGAGAAGGAGTGT GAGAGACGAGTGAACGCCAAGCAGATGGAGATGCAGAACAAGTTGTGGGTGAAGGATGAAAAGTTGAAGCAGCTGAAAGCCATAGTGACGGAGAGCAATAGCACCAGCGCGGGTAGTTCATCTGAATGTCCAGAGAAACCCGCGAGGCCTTCAAGAGAGAGGGACAAGAACATCACCCAGAAGAGGTCTGCATCCCCATCACCGACTCCT GACTTCAGCCAAACTCCTTCCCACCAAAATCAAGCCCATGTTAGAGCAGTTCAGGACCCTTACACCACCCCTTCCTCCAGcactccctccacctcctcttcagcTTACCGTTCAGTGGCCTCCTCCATCTCAGATTGGGAGCAGAAGTACCCTGTAGGCGCTGGGACTCCCCAGTGCAGGAGCCGGACTCCCCTATGCCACGGCACCAGCAGCGTGGGTCGCAGGAGAGGCCAGCACTTGGCCAAAGACACTGAGGCCTCTGCTACCACTCTTGTCTACGGGCTAGACCTAGAGGCAGGCAGaagg ACGGCCCTTCCCGTCCATCCAATGCACAGACGCTCACACTCTGCGGGTGGGGAGAAATGGGTAGACCACAAGCCCTCCTCTAATTTGGAGCTAGACACTTTCATGCAGCCAATCATACCCAATGCAATCAAAGTGTCGACCCCCAGCGAGAAAGCTCTGTCTAAATGCCAAAAGTATGTGCTCAGACATCAAGAGCTGGCCTCTGACGGGGAGATCGAGACCCAACTCATCAAG GGAAATGTTTTTAAGACCAGGGGCGGAGGACAAGCTGTGCAGTTTACTGACATCGAGACGCTAAGTCAAGAGTTTTCAACCGCACCGAG tcGCAAAAGGCGATCTGGCTCTGGAGAAGGTCGAGTTCAACGAGAGAACATCGAAAACGTg CCTCCAGTATCGAGCACAAGTTCCAGCCATGGCTACCAAAa aCGGAGAAAGCCTTGA
- the LOC128436988 gene encoding kinesin-like protein KIF23 isoform X5, with protein MQRTGKSKTPRRHGPRKASNTEKDPVGVYCRIRPLGAEDEECCVDMISSSTIQLHAPDGLKANRNGEYKETQYTFKKVFGINTTQIELFDVIAKPLIDDLIDCKNGLLFTYGVTGSGKTFTMTGAPGDGGLLPRSLDMLFNSIGAFQAKRFVFKPDEKNGMEIQNQVDALLERQKRDSQPSVPKTPSSRQRADPEFADMISVDEACKSENVDEDCCYSVFVSYVEIYNNYIYDLLEDASFDPIRSKAPQSKILREDQNHNMYVAGCTEVEVKSTEEAFEVFWKGQKKRRTANTQLNRESSRSHSVFTVKLAQAPLDADGDHILQDRNQVNVSQLCLVDLAGSERTSRTRAEGSRLREAGNINQSLMTLRTCMEVLRENQMYGTNKMVPYRDSKVTHLFKNYFDGEGKVRMILCVNPKADDYEETMLVMRFAEMTQEVEVARPADGPIYVLPAGRRQRHQASRDEMSRRHEERGGPGNSDDPDLLNRLIESLPALPPSEVVDAFDDQTLPRLVEVLEKRQHIRQMISEQFKTKANTLMSMLQQFDNQHSAKETFLHNQQSKLNEKDKLVVSQKTELERLEKKSKMLEYKIDILQKTTDMYEQDKRSLQNELETREQRLQRELGERRRLEQRMHGVVTDTRQKWEKECERRVNAKQMEMQNKLWVKDEKLKQLKAIVTESNSTSAGSSSECPEKPARPSRERDKNITQKRSASPSPTPTALPVHPMHRRSHSAGGEKWVDHKPSSNLELDTFMQPIIPNAIKVSTPSEKALSKCQKYVLRHQELASDGEIETQLIKGNVFKTRGGGQAVQFTDIETLSQEFSTAPSRKRRSGSGEGRVQRENIENVPPVSSTSSSHGYQKRRKP; from the exons ATGCAGAGAACAGG CAAAAGCAAGACTCCTCGGAGGCACGGACCTAGGAAGGCCTCCAACACAGAGAAAGATCCAGTTGGA GTGTACTGCCGTATACGACCGCTTGGAGCAGAAGATGAggaatgttgtgttgacatgatcAGCAGCTCCACTATTCAGCTGCATGCTCCCGACGGTCTGAAAGCCAACCGCAATGGAGAATACAAAGAG ACACAGTACACCTTCAAAAAAGTATTTGGTATTAATACCACGCAAATTGAGCTTTTTGACGTTATTGCCAAGCCGCTGATTGATGACCTCATCGACTGTAAGAATG GTCTGCTGTTCACTTACGGTGTGACTGGAAGCGGTAAGACCTTCACCATGACCGGTGCTCCTGGGGACGGTGGACTCCTCCCTCGCTCTTTAGACATGCTCTTCAACAGCATCGGCGCCTTTCAGGCCAAAAGATTT GTGTTTAAACCGGATGAGAAAAATGGGATGGAGATTCAGAATCAAGTTGACGCTCTCCTGGAGAGACAGAAGCGAGACAGTCAGCCGTCAGTGCCCAAGACGCCCTCCTCCAG gCAGAGGGCTGACCCAGAATTTGCAGATATGATCAGCGTGGATGAGGCGTGTAAATCTGAGAATGTGGACGAGGATTGTTGTTACAGCGTTTTCGTGTCCTACGTCGAGATCTACAACAACTACATCTATGATCTCCTGGAAGATGCTTCGTTTGACCCAATCAGATCAAA AGCGCCTCAATCCAAGATTCTCCGTGAAGATCAGAATCATAACATGTATGTGGCTGGCTGCACGGAAGTGGAGGTCAAATCCACAGAAGAGGCGTTTGAAGTCTTTTGGAAGG ggcaaaagaaaaggaggacgGCCAACACTCAACTCAACCGGGAATCCAGTCGCTCCCACAGTGTGTTCACTGTGAAGTTGGCCCAGGCCCCACTGGATGCTGATGGGGACCACATTCTACAG GACAGAAACCAGGTGAATGTGAGCCAGCTGTGTCTGGTGGATCTGGCCGGCAGCGAACGCACCAGTCGAACCAGAGCAGAGGGAAGCCGACTCCGTGAAGCCG GTAATATCAATCAGTCTCTGATGACACTGCGCACATGTATGGAAGTCCTGCGGGAAAACCAAATGTATGGAACTAACAAG ATGGTTCCATACAGAGACTCTAAAGTCACGCATCTGTTCAAGAACTACTTTGACGGTGAAGGAAAAGTCAGGATGATTTTGTGCGTCAACCCAAAGGCCGATGATTATGAAGAAACTATG CTGGTGATGCGCTTTGCCGAGATGAcccaggaggtggaggtggcgcGACCGGCCGATGGGCCGATCTACGTCCTTCCTGCAGGACGCAGACAAAGACACCAGGCGTCCAGAGATGAGATGTCACGTCGACATGAAGAACGAGGAGGTCCCGGGAATTCTG ATGACCCAGATCTGCTGAATCGGCTCATTGAAAGCCTTCCAGCCCTGCCTCCTAGTGAGGTGGTGGACGCATTCGATGATCAGACACTGCCCCGCCTGGTTGAAGTCCTGGAGAAGAGGCAACACATTCGTCAGATGATATCAGAGCAGTTCAAAACGAAAG CCAATACACTGATGTCCATGCTTCAGCAGTTTGACAACCAGCACAGTGCAAAGGAGACTTTCCTGCACAATCAACAAAGCAAACTGAACGAGAAAGACAAACTGGTCGTCAGTCAGAAGACGGAGCTGGAACGGTTGGAGAAAAAATCCAAAATGCTGGAATATAAG ATTGACATCCTGCAAAAGACGACAGACATGTATGAGCAGGACAAACGCTCACTGCAGAATGAGCTGGAGACCCGGGAGCAGAGGCTCCAGAGGGAACTCGGTGAGAGGAGGCGCTTGGAGCAGCGCATGCACGGCGTGGTGACAGACACCCGACAGAAGTGGGAGAAGGAGTGT GAGAGACGAGTGAACGCCAAGCAGATGGAGATGCAGAACAAGTTGTGGGTGAAGGATGAAAAGTTGAAGCAGCTGAAAGCCATAGTGACGGAGAGCAATAGCACCAGCGCGGGTAGTTCATCTGAATGTCCAGAGAAACCCGCGAGGCCTTCAAGAGAGAGGGACAAGAACATCACCCAGAAGAGGTCTGCATCCCCATCACCGACTCCT ACGGCCCTTCCCGTCCATCCAATGCACAGACGCTCACACTCTGCGGGTGGGGAGAAATGGGTAGACCACAAGCCCTCCTCTAATTTGGAGCTAGACACTTTCATGCAGCCAATCATACCCAATGCAATCAAAGTGTCGACCCCCAGCGAGAAAGCTCTGTCTAAATGCCAAAAGTATGTGCTCAGACATCAAGAGCTGGCCTCTGACGGGGAGATCGAGACCCAACTCATCAAG GGAAATGTTTTTAAGACCAGGGGCGGAGGACAAGCTGTGCAGTTTACTGACATCGAGACGCTAAGTCAAGAGTTTTCAACCGCACCGAG tcGCAAAAGGCGATCTGGCTCTGGAGAAGGTCGAGTTCAACGAGAGAACATCGAAAACGTg CCTCCAGTATCGAGCACAAGTTCCAGCCATGGCTACCAAAa aCGGAGAAAGCCTTGA
- the LOC128436988 gene encoding kinesin-like protein KIF23 isoform X6, which produces MQRTGKSKTPRRHGPRKASNTEKDPVGVYCRIRPLGAEDEECCVDMISSSTIQLHAPDGLKANRNGEYKETQYTFKKVFGINTTQIELFDVIAKPLIDDLIDCKNGLLFTYGVTGSGKTFTMTGAPGDGGLLPRSLDMLFNSIGAFQAKRFVFKPDEKNGMEIQNQVDALLERQKRDSQPSVPKTPSSRQRADPEFADMISVDEACKSENVDEDCCYSVFVSYVEIYNNYIYDLLEDASFDPIRSKWLGGGTPVRNNEFIAPQSKILREDQNHNMYVAGCTEVEVKSTEEAFEVFWKGQKKRRTANTQLNRESSRSHSVFTVKLAQAPLDADGDHILQDRNQVNVSQLCLVDLAGSERTSRTRAEGSRLREAGNINQSLMTLRTCMEVLRENQMYGTNKMVPYRDSKVTHLFKNYFDGEGKVRMILCVNPKADDYEETMLVMRFAEMTQEVEVARPADGPIYVLPAGRRQRHQASRDEMSRRHEERGGPGNSDDPDLLNRLIESLPALPPSEVVDAFDDQTLPRLVEVLEKRQHIRQMISEQFKTKANTLMSMLQQFDNQHSAKETFLHNQQSKLNEKDKLVVSQKTELERLEKKSKMLEYKIDILQKTTDMYEQDKRSLQNELETREQRLQRELGERRRLEQRMHGVVTDTRQKWEKECERRVNAKQMEMQNKLWVKDEKLKQLKAIVTESNSTSAGSSSECPEKPARPSRERDKNITQKRSASPSPTPGNVFKTRGGGQAVQFTDIETLSQEFSTAPSRKRRSGSGEGRVQRENIENVPPVSSTSSSHGYQKRRKP; this is translated from the exons ATGCAGAGAACAGG CAAAAGCAAGACTCCTCGGAGGCACGGACCTAGGAAGGCCTCCAACACAGAGAAAGATCCAGTTGGA GTGTACTGCCGTATACGACCGCTTGGAGCAGAAGATGAggaatgttgtgttgacatgatcAGCAGCTCCACTATTCAGCTGCATGCTCCCGACGGTCTGAAAGCCAACCGCAATGGAGAATACAAAGAG ACACAGTACACCTTCAAAAAAGTATTTGGTATTAATACCACGCAAATTGAGCTTTTTGACGTTATTGCCAAGCCGCTGATTGATGACCTCATCGACTGTAAGAATG GTCTGCTGTTCACTTACGGTGTGACTGGAAGCGGTAAGACCTTCACCATGACCGGTGCTCCTGGGGACGGTGGACTCCTCCCTCGCTCTTTAGACATGCTCTTCAACAGCATCGGCGCCTTTCAGGCCAAAAGATTT GTGTTTAAACCGGATGAGAAAAATGGGATGGAGATTCAGAATCAAGTTGACGCTCTCCTGGAGAGACAGAAGCGAGACAGTCAGCCGTCAGTGCCCAAGACGCCCTCCTCCAG gCAGAGGGCTGACCCAGAATTTGCAGATATGATCAGCGTGGATGAGGCGTGTAAATCTGAGAATGTGGACGAGGATTGTTGTTACAGCGTTTTCGTGTCCTACGTCGAGATCTACAACAACTACATCTATGATCTCCTGGAAGATGCTTCGTTTGACCCAATCAGATCAAA GTGGCTCGGTGGAGGCACGCCTGTACGGAACAATGAGTTCAT AGCGCCTCAATCCAAGATTCTCCGTGAAGATCAGAATCATAACATGTATGTGGCTGGCTGCACGGAAGTGGAGGTCAAATCCACAGAAGAGGCGTTTGAAGTCTTTTGGAAGG ggcaaaagaaaaggaggacgGCCAACACTCAACTCAACCGGGAATCCAGTCGCTCCCACAGTGTGTTCACTGTGAAGTTGGCCCAGGCCCCACTGGATGCTGATGGGGACCACATTCTACAG GACAGAAACCAGGTGAATGTGAGCCAGCTGTGTCTGGTGGATCTGGCCGGCAGCGAACGCACCAGTCGAACCAGAGCAGAGGGAAGCCGACTCCGTGAAGCCG GTAATATCAATCAGTCTCTGATGACACTGCGCACATGTATGGAAGTCCTGCGGGAAAACCAAATGTATGGAACTAACAAG ATGGTTCCATACAGAGACTCTAAAGTCACGCATCTGTTCAAGAACTACTTTGACGGTGAAGGAAAAGTCAGGATGATTTTGTGCGTCAACCCAAAGGCCGATGATTATGAAGAAACTATG CTGGTGATGCGCTTTGCCGAGATGAcccaggaggtggaggtggcgcGACCGGCCGATGGGCCGATCTACGTCCTTCCTGCAGGACGCAGACAAAGACACCAGGCGTCCAGAGATGAGATGTCACGTCGACATGAAGAACGAGGAGGTCCCGGGAATTCTG ATGACCCAGATCTGCTGAATCGGCTCATTGAAAGCCTTCCAGCCCTGCCTCCTAGTGAGGTGGTGGACGCATTCGATGATCAGACACTGCCCCGCCTGGTTGAAGTCCTGGAGAAGAGGCAACACATTCGTCAGATGATATCAGAGCAGTTCAAAACGAAAG CCAATACACTGATGTCCATGCTTCAGCAGTTTGACAACCAGCACAGTGCAAAGGAGACTTTCCTGCACAATCAACAAAGCAAACTGAACGAGAAAGACAAACTGGTCGTCAGTCAGAAGACGGAGCTGGAACGGTTGGAGAAAAAATCCAAAATGCTGGAATATAAG ATTGACATCCTGCAAAAGACGACAGACATGTATGAGCAGGACAAACGCTCACTGCAGAATGAGCTGGAGACCCGGGAGCAGAGGCTCCAGAGGGAACTCGGTGAGAGGAGGCGCTTGGAGCAGCGCATGCACGGCGTGGTGACAGACACCCGACAGAAGTGGGAGAAGGAGTGT GAGAGACGAGTGAACGCCAAGCAGATGGAGATGCAGAACAAGTTGTGGGTGAAGGATGAAAAGTTGAAGCAGCTGAAAGCCATAGTGACGGAGAGCAATAGCACCAGCGCGGGTAGTTCATCTGAATGTCCAGAGAAACCCGCGAGGCCTTCAAGAGAGAGGGACAAGAACATCACCCAGAAGAGGTCTGCATCCCCATCACCGACTCCT GGAAATGTTTTTAAGACCAGGGGCGGAGGACAAGCTGTGCAGTTTACTGACATCGAGACGCTAAGTCAAGAGTTTTCAACCGCACCGAG tcGCAAAAGGCGATCTGGCTCTGGAGAAGGTCGAGTTCAACGAGAGAACATCGAAAACGTg CCTCCAGTATCGAGCACAAGTTCCAGCCATGGCTACCAAAa aCGGAGAAAGCCTTGA